The following proteins are co-located in the Chaetodon trifascialis isolate fChaTrf1 chromosome 14, fChaTrf1.hap1, whole genome shotgun sequence genome:
- the bmp4 gene encoding bone morphogenetic protein 4, whose translation MIPGNRMLMVILICQVLLGESNHASLIPEEGKKKVPGLQGRSAAQSHELLRDFEATLLHMFGLKRRPRPSRSATVPRYLLDLYRLQSGEAEESGGHDIAFEYPERSASRANTVRGFHHEEHMERVHEPDDGETMPIRFLFNLTSIPEDELLSSAELRLYRHQIDEAVADALSDDQGLHRINVYEVLKPPRQGQLITQLLDTRLVRHNASRWESFDVSPAVLRWTREGLPNYGLAVEVLHLNQTPRHQGRHVRVSRSLHREPGEDWEQLRPLLVTFGHDGKGHPLTRRTKRSPKQRGRKRNRNCRRHALYVDFSDVGWNDWIVAPPGYQAYYCHGECPFPLADHLNSTNHAIVQTLVNSVNNNIPKACCVPTELSAISMLYLDEHDKVVLKNYQEMVVEGCGCR comes from the exons ATGATTCCTGGTAATCGAATGCTGATGGTCATTTTAATATGCCAAGTCCTGCTGGGAGAGAGCAACCATGCTAGTCTGATACCTgaagaagggaaaaagaaagtaCCGGGCCTGCAGGGTCGTTCGGCCGCTCAGAGCCATGAACTGCTGCGGGACTTTGAGGCCACGCTGCTGCACATGTTCGGCCTCAAGAGGCGGCCGCGGCCCAGCCGCTCGGCCACTGTGCCTCGCTACCTGCTGGACCTCTACCGGCTACAGTCGGGGGAGGCTGAGGAGTCCGGAGGGCATGACATCGCTTTTGAGTACCCAGAGAGGTCAGCCAGCCGGGCCAACACTGTGAGGGGCTTCCACCATGAAG AGCACATGGAGAGGGTGCATGAGCCTGATGATGGAGAAACCATGCCCATTCGCTTCCTGTTCAACCTCACCAGCATTCCAGAGGACGAGCTGCTCTCTTCTGCCGAACTGAGGCTCTACCGTCATCAGATTGACGAGGCCGTCGCTGACGCCCTCTCAGACGACCAGGGGCTTCACCGGATAAACGTGTACGAGGTGCTGAAGCCCCCGCGGCAGGGGCAGCTAATCACGCAGCTCTTGGATACGCGGCTTGTGCGCCACAACGCGTCACGCTGGGAGAGCTTCGATGTGAGCCCTGCCGTGCTGCGCTGGACTCGTGAGGGCCTCCCAAATTATGGGCTGGCTGTGGAGGTTCTGCACCTCAACCAGACGCCACGTCACCAGGGCCGACACGTCCGCGTCAGCCGTTCACTACACCGGGAGCCTGGCGAGGACTGGGAGCAGCTACGCCCCCTCCTGGTTACCTTTGGCCATGACGGGAAGGGTCACCCGCTGACCCGCCGGACCAAGCGCAGCCCCAAGCAGCGGGGCCGTAAACGCAACCGCAACTGCCGGCGCCACGCACTGTATGTGGACTTCAGTGATGTAGGCTGGAATGACTGGATAGTGGCGCCCCCTGGTTACCAGGCCTATTACTGCCACGGGGAATGCCCCTTTCCTCTGGCGGATCACCTGAACTCAACCAACCATGCCATTGTTCAGACACTGGTGAACTCTGTGAACAACAACATTCCCAAGGCCTGCTGCGTGCCAACAGAGCTCAGCGCCATCTCCATGCTCTACTTAGACGAACATGACAAGGTGGTCCTAAAAAACTACCAGGAAATGGTAGTGGAGGGCTGCGGCTGCCGCTAA